CAAACTTAAGTGGTAGCTTTTCTTCGCATCAAATAAACCAGTGGTTTTCACACCCCCAATGGGCCAATATGACcgaccctttctttttttttttcttctctaataaatttgaaaatgattttggttGCAATTTCGTCCACTCACTGGagcttgaaagttgaaacaagTATATATAGAGTTCAGAGTTGTTAGGGAGCAATGCATATCCTGACGCGTGTACTGTTTTCAGACTTTTTTTGGTTGACCTTTTCCCTATACAATGTGCAAGTTTGGCTATTATTTCCTAAACGTATAGCCAACGAAATTTGAGTGTAATCCACCATTATTTTGTATCCATTTTATTTCGAgaaccttcttttttcttcaccCCAACCCCACGTCGAGCCGACAGATCGGTTGACTTCTCAGCTTTCTTACGTGTTTTAAAGAAGTTTTCAGGAGTCAAAAAATCATACAACGTCGTTTTCACCGCCGAAAGTTTTTACCTTTTCAACATTCTTCTAGTAATTATTTCGGTAATAATTAAGTGAGCaatacttttttccttttgcgTGTCTCACGCCTATTTCTCACCTCACTCGACCCTTAAAGAGGTAAATGTgaacttctttttattttactctttcacactcttttcttttttagacttttttaatcttcttctttgtttgctGATCTGCTCTTGTCTGCCATTGCCCAtttattctatatttttctctagaATGCTAAGGCAACTGCAAAGTGCAAAATTTTTTCAACGCTTTAGGACCTTTTTTTTATCACTTGGGATTTGAGAATAGAATGTGATGCATAACTCTTGGAATAGAGTGTTCTTACCTCTCTTTAAGAGATTTACATTCATATATACTTCTTGACATTACAAACAAACTTCATTTGCTACTCGTCAATATCTTCTCTTATATTACCTTGCAGAAATCTCGAGTCAGGTCTGTGTTTTTCTTACTGAAAAAGgtataaaaaaactatttctaAAATGAGAAAATGGGGTTCGTGTTGCTCAAAATGAAGAATCATATTATGATTGTAAAACACTTATGAAATTCATTTAAATATGAAAGATTATGGTTAAGTTGTGCTGGGATTTTGCTGAAAGATTATGATTAGGTTAAAAACCCCTAGGTTAAGAAACGATCAGTTCTCATAACACAATCAAGAAGAATCATAATTATCTCTTCATCTTTAACAAAGACAATCACTGGACCTCCAAGTACTGTCATTAGAATGTCAAAAGAAGAGAATTACACCACCTGCTTCATTACATTACAATCctcccagaaaaaaaaaaaacaaaaacaaaaacaaaaaagataatgtAAGAGCTAATGATAACtgactcacacacacacacaagagaGATAACTAGAATGTACAGCGCAAAGGATCCAACTAACCCAACTCCAGAAACACACTTATCCTAGAGCTCTCATGCACACCCTGTGTACAAAAGCGGCAGCCTAAATAACCAATCATACAACAACATATATTAGTGCTAAGGAAAATATCATGGCATAGGAAGAGGGTACTATCATGTCATGGTCAACCCACACATTCAGAATACTGATCAGATTCTTCAGAATCTTCCTCAGATGTCACCTCAGACCCTTCTTCCTCTTCATTATCATCTTCAACAATCCTGATAGATCTACTGGCAGTCATCTTGGTCAGTGCTGCAGTTTTACTCGCCCTCTGTGATCGCATGCTTACTGCGCTAGGAATGATAGGAACCACTGAAGTGGGTGAAACTTCTTCATCAGAAGAGCTATCTTCAGGCTTCACCCGTTTCCTGGAACGGGGTGGTCTGCTCGAGCGGGGGACTGGTGTTTGTGGAATACCAACAGAGCAATCACTGCCCAGATTAAACTCTAGATCTAACCTCCCTATCATTCATAAAGGAGGACAAACAATCAGACATATTTTaagtagaaaagaaaaacaaataaaaagataaccATATCGACTATACTCTAACTTGCATTTGTCACCGACACTGCAGCTAActcattaaaatttaaactGCATATATTATCCAGCAAGTGCCTTGggtcaattaaatttacttccAATACTTCCATGCTTAGGCTAGCAATTATCATGCTACTGCATTATATGAAGCAAGTGGTAGTAAGATGATGATCATTTATCCAATAGGGTTTCTCATTCTTGTATTGTCTTTTGGAACAATTTGCCCGATCCAAAAGTTACCGATGCCATATGCCGCACAACACCAATAAAGAACTGTTGTTCCCTAGCACTTCTGCAGAGAAAGTAAAAGTTTTTACCCAAAATAGAATCAGCTTGATCTTGCAACAGTTCCTGTTCTGGTTGTCTATCTACTGCCTTAAGACGATCAGCCATCCGCTTCAGTTCCTTCACAAGATCCTTCTCTGCCAAGACAGATTCAGCTACATGATTTAGGAGCCTCCTCATTAACTTTATTGCCCCTTGTTCTGATGACCGAAAATGGAGCAAGACAAGTACTCTACATAGTGCCGAAACATATGCCTTCTCAGCAGCTGTCTTCTTTATATGGAAGCTTGCCACCTTgacaatcacaaaaaaaatataagtttaAGGCCTGCAAAATTCAATTCAAGTATTCTTCCCAAAGGACATCTGTACCTAGGAATTTTACATATAACACCAATCTCTAACAAAGCATGCGTCCACAGTTTTAACTCAGCAGAATATGTTACTCTTTAATAgttaatcttcttcttccttcttctgtCAACAGCATTCTTCAATTACTTACCACTAAGGATTAGGAATTAGGATCATATGTGATATTCATGTGGCTATTTTCTTGTATAAGCGTTAGAATTATTTGTAAAACTGTGTACAAGATCATTAATCATTATGTTTAGGTTGTCTATGCatgttaaatattatatatcaaattacaataaaaatatatcatataatcagccatacataatttgaaattataatattttaaattatgtagGTTATTGCAATTATAAGTTATATGCAAAATTTCAACATGATATTATAACATAGATTTTACTAATTTTGGGTGTTCTTCTAATGCTACAACCAAGCAAATGAGTAGGCATATTACTTTTATTCCTAAAACTACAAATTCCCAGGAATAGCAATGCCTATTCCTATAGtagtttcaaactttcaatgGTTATTcctattatattttgattttgcataaaaaatattCCGATAAAGAAAGGGGTTCTCAAACAGCCATCTAAGTTAGAGGATTGATGAGACTAGCATGGTTGGATCACTGACTAGAtgataaatacttttttttatgcAAGTAATTATTTCGAGAAAACATCAAGGGTGACCAGCTTTGTGGGGAGAACAAATTATATTCATAGACAACCCATTGGAAATCCTAAAAAGTATTTGTAACTTATATTGTAATAGGAGCTTCAGCAAGGTTAAGAACCAATCATATAGTAATTGAATCTAATAATTGTAAACAATTACCTCTACTGCAATGCGAATTGCAAGTCCCTCTTGGCCACACTCAAGTGGAGGTTCTAGAGAACCATCTTGTTCTTCTGGTAGTTCCCTTCTCCCATTTTCATCCTCTCTTGCAGTTTCCTTTTCATATAATGGAGCCTGCATCATCTGCAGCATAAAACGTGATGCTTGGATTGCACGCTTACGCATATTAGACACCATAAGTGTAGAAACCCCAGCATTGCCATTGATGCCAGGCCACATTGAACGTATGACAGGAATGAAAGACTTGGACAAACATTTCTGCATTTACAGAACCAAAATAGTTAGGTCAtcaacataaaacaaaattcaGTCATAATTATCAGCAATTCATATATAAGACCTCATCTTGAAACTTGTGTTACTTGCCTTATGAATAGCAGAGAGGGAAGGGTAATGCTCAAAGAACACAGATAAACACTGCTTAAACCTGGTCAAAAAGCCAAGGAGAACAAACTTATATGGCTAAACCTTATACAGAAGACAAAATGACTGAAAAGAAATTTGCCTACCTCTGCAGGTGTTTTGTTTCAGTGCTGAAATACAAGTTAATGAGCTTAGCCAAGAGAGAGGGATGTAAAGAAGCTGGTAAGCTCGGATAGTTCTCACTTTGAAGAAGAATCTTTGCAAATCCCTCCCCAAGAATAGCTTGAACGGACTCATATTCATCGCTTGCTAAAGAGTTGTCCCAGTCATCTTTGTCAATTCCAGCATATAAAAGATCAAGCATTTGAACATTCGAACTTTCATCTATATCAGAAAAGTTTACAGGACTAAAAGCCTGCTTATTATCTCGGACTTTTGATGAGACGTCCACACCCAAGGCCCCGTCAACTTCCTGAGGCCCATGCCACATCCCAAGATCAATTAATGCCTTACAGGCCACTACACTAATTGGAGTGGGACCATTAATAAAAGAAAGCCTCAATTGCTTTACTATTTCCTCACTTGGCTTCCTCTCTAACAAGCCAAAAAGCCCAAGACCCCTGACAGCTATCCTCTGCACATCCAAGTGAACATGTTTTGCCTGCAATCAAAGTCCTTACCAGCAGTTAACACCACAGGGGAAAAAAGCTTTGAACTACGTTATATACACAATTTAAAGTGTGGGGAGCATTTGAATTTGACAGATACATGGACATGGTAAAAGTTATGGAAAAAGTATTTCCTCATTGGTGTCTTTATGTTGCATTGAGGAAAGGCAACATATTCTCACTTCTAAACAATGTcctatatatgttattttattgaattgcaTAGATATTAAACATCATTTGAAGTATATATTTAATGAAGTATCTTCACAATACAGTTCATTTTGCTCTAGGGTGTGCGCAGTGAAAATTTACATTTCAATGATTGAGCCCCCTCCCCATGTCCCATGGTTTGTAGATTAGACAAATCCTGCTGCTTATCACACAGGTGTACTAGACGCTCAGACTCCTACCCAGATCCATTTAGCATACATCATAACAATattaaaaggagaaaagaaaatagaatacTGAACATAAATTCATTACCCCTGGAAGCAATAAGGATTTCAGTAGTTCAGCAAGTTCAATAGCCCGTCCTTGAAGCAAATGGAATGGTTTTGCATTTTCCAAGACAAGGCTTGTCACAGCAAGAGTGTGCATCCACTGCATAGCATCTGCTGTTCTCTCTCTGCAAGGCAGAGCAAGCTCTTCTACAACCCCAAGaataatttcttcaaattcaCCATTAGAAGCATGGACTTTCTTTGCTAGCCCAGACACCGAACCAGCCCATTCTTTGTCTCCACCAAGATTTATTCCATCTCCTATGACAACCATGTTCCCATCATCATCCACTTCATGCTCAAGAGGTTTGTGCAGCAGTTCCTGCACAAATGCACTAGCAACCTTCCTGATTGTAGCATCAGAAAAATCAAGCATTGCACCAAGCAATAGTAGCTGTCGAGATGCAAAACGATAATTTGGTCCTGCATATATTAGTTCAAATTAGGACACATAATTGGATGTAACTGACCCTCATGTCAACCAAATGAGCGTACACCCACCAGCATCAATATGAGCTTTCACCAAATCTACATAATCAGAAACTGTTGCAGGAAGAATTCTCTCTAGAAGGTCATTACTGTCTGAAGCTTCTGCTGCATAAACTGCTGCTTCAGTGCCCATGGTAGCAGCAGCATCAGAGCCTTTTGCCTGTTGAAGCACAGTTATGATTCTTATATGATCAGAATGAAGTATGGTAGATTTAGTTTATGCAACTTCAAGAATTGATTACAAAATTGTAACCATAAGAGATGcaacaaacaacccaaaaacCTTGGTAACTAAAAGAgatacattattttttatgaactttCATTAGCACAAttatttacattattattaCT
This window of the Corylus avellana chromosome ca5, CavTom2PMs-1.0 genome carries:
- the LOC132183055 gene encoding uncharacterized protein LOC132183055, whose protein sequence is MAEETEEQRQLKQRIAKILDETRTSYATHNRKLKELSAVRSRSSCPARFFSAFSKTLTPLYSFQRRVTSTERVVRFVSVFAGARDPDHVSDCDAFLEEFLRFLLAAAVAANRTARFRACQIVSEIIMRLPDDVEVSNEIWDEVIDCMMLRVRDKVPVIRTFAVRALSRFANDGENSDILDLFLEVLPLEQNAEVRKTIVLSLPPSNTTAQVIVDCTVDVSESVRKTAYCVLANKFPLQSLSIKLRTIILQRGLADRSPAVSKECIKLMKDEWLIKCCSGDPVELLKYLDVETYELVGNAVMEALLKAGLVNLNDGESIRQYVSSRVDGMEGDSVDCIPGIQLMEAEVALYWKTVCRHLQTEAQAKGSDAAATMGTEAAVYAAEASDSNDLLERILPATVSDYVDLVKAHIDAGPNYRFASRQLLLLGAMLDFSDATIRKVASAFVQELLHKPLEHEVDDDGNMVVIGDGINLGGDKEWAGSVSGLAKKVHASNGEFEEIILGVVEELALPCRERTADAMQWMHTLAVTSLVLENAKPFHLLQGRAIELAELLKSLLLPGAKHVHLDVQRIAVRGLGLFGLLERKPSEEIVKQLRLSFINGPTPISVVACKALIDLGMWHGPQEVDGALGVDVSSKVRDNKQAFSPVNFSDIDESSNVQMLDLLYAGIDKDDWDNSLASDEYESVQAILGEGFAKILLQSENYPSLPASLHPSLLAKLINLYFSTETKHLQRFKQCLSVFFEHYPSLSAIHKKCLSKSFIPVIRSMWPGINGNAGVSTLMVSNMRKRAIQASRFMLQMMQAPLYEKETAREDENGRRELPEEQDGSLEPPLECGQEGLAIRIAVEVASFHIKKTAAEKAYVSALCRVLVLLHFRSSEQGAIKLMRRLLNHVAESVLAEKDLVKELKRMADRLKAVDRQPEQELLQDQADSILGRLDLEFNLGSDCSVGIPQTPVPRSSRPPRSRKRVKPEDSSSDEEVSPTSVVPIIPSAVSMRSQRASKTAALTKMTASRSIRIVEDDNEEEEGSEVTSEEDSEESDQYSECVG